One Clostridiaceae bacterium genomic region harbors:
- the prmC gene encoding peptide chain release factor N(5)-glutamine methyltransferase produces the protein MVIKDILEKAVIELKNAGVDAPVMEAGALLCYVLKKDKSYIYSHRDYNLSDFLTNEFFELIEQRKKRKPYQYITGQQEFMSLNFMVNPNVLIPRQETEILVETLIQYCRTKGKVDILDIGTGSGCIAVSLAYYIKECSVTAIDISDEALNVAKFNAITNGVKEKINFLVCDILQETNLSAGASYDIVVSNPPYIVTDEIPKLQKEVREYEPRIALDGGEDGLLFYRKITEKASEVLKPGGLLAFEIGYNQGKDVSKIMEVKFSDIKVIKDLSGNDRVVTGYLKLLLK, from the coding sequence ATGGTTATTAAAGATATACTGGAGAAAGCGGTAATAGAACTTAAGAATGCAGGTGTTGATGCCCCGGTTATGGAAGCTGGGGCTCTGCTTTGTTATGTGCTAAAAAAGGATAAGTCTTATATTTATTCGCATAGGGATTATAATTTATCTGATTTTCTGACCAATGAATTTTTTGAGTTAATAGAACAGCGTAAAAAAAGAAAGCCTTACCAGTATATTACAGGACAGCAGGAGTTTATGTCGTTAAATTTTATGGTTAATCCAAATGTGCTTATTCCAAGACAGGAAACTGAAATACTCGTAGAAACGTTAATTCAATATTGCCGGACAAAGGGCAAGGTTGATATCTTGGATATAGGCACCGGATCAGGTTGTATAGCTGTAAGCCTTGCATATTATATAAAAGAATGTAGTGTTACAGCAATTGACATTTCTGATGAGGCTCTTAATGTAGCAAAATTTAATGCTATTACAAACGGAGTTAAAGAGAAAATAAATTTTTTAGTATGTGATATTTTACAGGAGACGAACCTATCCGCCGGAGCTTCTTATGATATCGTTGTATCAAATCCTCCTTATATAGTTACTGATGAAATACCAAAACTTCAAAAAGAAGTCAGGGAATATGAACCTCGCATCGCTTTAGACGGAGGAGAGGATGGACTTTTATTTTATAGAAAAATTACAGAAAAAGCTTCCGAGGTTTTAAAGCCAGGAGGTTTATTGGCTTTTGAGATAGGTTACAATCAAGGGAAAGATGTTTCAAAAATCATGGAAGTGAAATTTAGCGATATTAAAGTCATTAAAGACTTATCAGGTAATGATAGAGTGGTAACTGGCTATTTAAAGTTATTATTAAAATAA
- a CDS encoding DUF1385 domain-containing protein produces MKKTSIGGQALIEGLLMIGPENTAVAIRKPDGEIIVNKSPLQKKSKISKIPVIRGGFNLIRQMVIGVKALMYSAEFYELGEEDDKKSPSKFQKFLEDFWGGRIKKAIDKLDKLLENKFQDIAIYMAVILSVALSVGLFILIPNIIAGFFKFNKDTFWGVVLYNLIEGLLRVTIFLGYIIMASRLKDIKRIWEYHGAEHKTIHCYENEEELTVENVKKYSTKHPRCGTSFMFLVIIVSILVFSFVGWHSMFINIIMRILLIPLVAGLAYEAVKFAGRCEWKIAGIINAPGMMFQLFTTKEPDDKQIEVAIEALKNVLVEDKEADKW; encoded by the coding sequence ATGAAAAAAACAAGCATAGGAGGTCAAGCATTAATTGAAGGCTTGCTAATGATAGGCCCGGAAAATACAGCTGTAGCCATTAGGAAACCTGATGGAGAAATAATTGTTAATAAAAGTCCGCTGCAGAAGAAAAGCAAGATTTCAAAAATACCTGTAATCAGAGGAGGATTTAATCTGATCCGCCAAATGGTAATAGGTGTAAAGGCTCTTATGTACTCTGCCGAATTTTATGAATTAGGAGAAGAAGATGATAAAAAAAGCCCCTCAAAGTTTCAAAAGTTTCTTGAGGATTTTTGGGGAGGAAGAATAAAGAAAGCTATTGATAAATTAGATAAATTACTGGAGAATAAATTCCAGGATATTGCAATTTACATGGCAGTTATACTATCCGTAGCTCTCAGTGTGGGCCTTTTTATACTTATACCTAATATAATAGCGGGCTTTTTTAAATTTAACAAAGATACTTTTTGGGGAGTGGTATTATATAACCTTATTGAAGGGCTCCTTAGAGTGACCATATTTTTAGGCTATATAATAATGGCATCAAGGTTGAAAGATATAAAAAGAATTTGGGAATATCACGGGGCAGAGCATAAAACAATTCATTGTTATGAAAATGAAGAAGAACTTACTGTAGAAAATGTTAAGAAATATTCTACAAAGCATCCCCGTTGCGGAACTTCCTTTATGTTTCTTGTAATAATAGTAAGTATTTTAGTATTCTCATTTGTGGGCTGGCATAGTATGTTTATTAATATAATAATGAGAATTTTATTAATACCTTTGGTAGCCGGGCTGGCATATGAAGCAGTAAAATTTGCGGGAAGATGTGAATGGAAAATAGCCGGCATAATAAATGCTCCGGGTATGATGTTCCAGCTTTTTACTACAAAAGAACCTGATGATAAACAGATTGAAGTAGCTATTGAAGCTCTTAAGAATGTATTGGTGGAAGACAAGGAAGCCGACAAATGGTGA